In Spirosoma aureum, a single genomic region encodes these proteins:
- a CDS encoding DUF6252 family protein yields the protein MKTSRIVILFAIVGIVGISSCSKKSDDVTPNPTQTTTSNQSQVGFQVKIDGKDYMPDFAYALSSFTGANGYYAIYGLDSKSSDVVALALPNTAVEGTYPLSNVNIGILTLDKEDFSTTNGGSGTITITKKTATYMTGTFSFTAFDATGLKKRTLTAGTFNVNIR from the coding sequence ATGAAAACCTCTCGCATCGTAATTCTCTTCGCTATCGTTGGTATCGTCGGTATCAGCTCGTGCAGCAAAAAATCGGATGATGTTACACCTAACCCAACCCAAACAACGACTTCAAACCAATCGCAGGTAGGTTTTCAGGTGAAGATTGATGGAAAGGATTATATGCCAGACTTCGCTTATGCACTGTCATCCTTTACGGGCGCCAATGGCTACTATGCGATTTATGGGCTCGATAGTAAATCCAGCGATGTGGTCGCCCTTGCTCTGCCCAATACGGCTGTTGAGGGAACCTATCCTTTAAGTAATGTCAACATTGGCATTCTTACCTTAGATAAAGAAGATTTTTCAACCACTAATGGAGGTAGCGGAACAATAACGATTACGAAAAAAACTGCTACCTACATGACGGGAACCTTCAGTTTCACTGCTTTTGATGCAACAGGGCTTAAGAAACGCACATTGACCGCCGGTACGTTCAATGTAAATATTCGGTAA
- a CDS encoding PadR family transcriptional regulator yields MGRAYLGEFEELVLLTVAVLEGGAYGVTVAAELKQRTNRTISLSGVHIALYRLEEKGFVQSELGGATTARGGRRKRLFAITASGKQTLGELREVRNHLWDSIPNPSVS; encoded by the coding sequence ATGGGTAGAGCATATTTAGGCGAATTTGAAGAATTGGTCTTACTCACCGTAGCCGTATTGGAAGGGGGAGCTTATGGCGTTACCGTAGCGGCCGAGCTGAAGCAACGCACCAACCGCACCATCAGTCTTAGTGGCGTACATATCGCCCTTTATCGTCTGGAAGAAAAAGGATTCGTGCAGTCAGAACTGGGTGGTGCTACAACGGCCAGAGGAGGCCGTAGAAAACGGCTTTTTGCCATCACGGCATCAGGCAAACAGACGCTGGGCGAACTGAGGGAAGTTCGTAATCACCTGTGGGACTCCATTCCTAACCCTTCTGTGTCGTAA
- a CDS encoding ABC transporter permease produces MANYSPTPPVWADRLLKWLCPPHLLEELLGDLHEQFADQVAQVGELKARQLYVVEVLRFLRPYFISRRAVALISSTTNTIQPAERFPKPTTRQFRYTRYGEYPRLSLLHHSMLRNYLKIAFRNLWKSKGYAAINVIGLSVAFFVSVFLFLTAYFQLSFDSFHEDGDRIFQTYLFSNDPEKASRSGSMPLPLIPTLKAEFPEVEAAARLMNGSNVVEYKGKYFDKQVMLTDPDFLKIFSFPMLKGNKATALNDRSNIVISQHMAKAVFGTEDPMGKRVQLGRDDNKKDFIVTGVLGDFPDNSSIQYDAFIQIANSGSYQVDKDRWDAMSHKAFVKLAPHVDQIAFENRLKSFAKKYFSSSFESLKKKGAKPDERGDVFAVRLQKLSDVHFDTAISGGAGAPITLVYALSGIAFFILLIACINFINLSVARSFTRAKEVGVRKSLGALKNQLFVQIWGEAAIICFVGFVVGLILAYLLLPTFNTTFQGKLSLDYVLQPDKLALILSIFAVVTLVAGGYPAWQMSKFNAVEVLKGKITIKRPGILRNSLIVTQFMLSSLLICCTIIAVQQVDYMRKQPLGFQKEQVISIPVGNKVNGQQALKRMRNMLANDPTVIALSGSNVNLGLGKDRSTSRSVIGFTFKEKEISTDWLQVDYDYLKTLNIKLLSGREFSPAYSSDTLDRVVITESMAKMIGEKDPIGKFFQTDTAGIKHQIIGLVPDFNLYSTKNEKKPITMYLSHSQPIPYIFVRVAPQSLAGSMDKLKAIWKEVAPQSEFIASFLDENTDSWYKNEERLSQIFSLASGIAILLSCLGLFAVALMVIEQRTKEIGVRKVLGASIPNIVFILSQDFVKMVVLAIMIATPLAWFFMQKWLDSYSYRIEISIWIFILVGLAAIVIALATVSFHSIKAALMNPVKSLRSE; encoded by the coding sequence ATGGCTAACTACTCCCCCACTCCCCCGGTCTGGGCCGACCGTTTGCTTAAGTGGCTATGCCCTCCACACTTGCTGGAAGAACTATTGGGCGATCTGCATGAACAGTTTGCCGATCAGGTAGCACAGGTTGGTGAGTTAAAAGCCCGCCAGTTGTATGTAGTTGAGGTGCTCCGGTTCCTTCGCCCTTACTTTATTTCACGCCGAGCCGTTGCCCTTATTTCCAGCACAACTAATACGATACAGCCCGCAGAACGCTTTCCAAAACCAACGACCCGCCAGTTCAGGTACACCCGATACGGTGAGTACCCCCGACTATCTTTACTCCATCATTCTATGCTACGTAATTATCTGAAAATTGCATTTCGTAACCTTTGGAAAAGCAAAGGTTATGCAGCCATCAATGTTATCGGTCTTTCAGTAGCCTTCTTTGTCAGTGTCTTTTTGTTTCTGACCGCTTATTTCCAGCTATCATTCGATTCCTTTCATGAAGATGGCGACCGTATTTTCCAGACCTATCTTTTCTCTAATGATCCCGAAAAGGCCAGTCGGTCGGGGTCGATGCCGCTTCCCCTGATTCCAACGCTAAAAGCAGAGTTTCCCGAAGTAGAAGCAGCAGCCAGGCTAATGAATGGCAGTAACGTGGTGGAGTATAAAGGGAAATATTTCGATAAACAGGTCATGCTAACCGATCCTGATTTTCTGAAAATATTCTCCTTCCCAATGCTCAAAGGAAACAAGGCAACAGCCCTCAATGACCGGAGCAACATCGTCATTAGCCAGCACATGGCTAAAGCCGTCTTTGGTACCGAAGATCCAATGGGCAAACGAGTTCAGCTTGGCCGGGATGACAACAAAAAAGATTTTATTGTTACGGGCGTCCTGGGCGATTTTCCCGACAATTCCTCGATTCAATACGATGCGTTCATTCAGATTGCCAATTCGGGCAGCTATCAGGTCGATAAAGACAGATGGGATGCTATGTCGCATAAAGCGTTTGTGAAATTAGCCCCTCATGTCGATCAGATAGCGTTTGAAAACCGATTGAAGTCGTTTGCTAAAAAGTACTTTTCAAGCAGCTTTGAGAGCCTTAAAAAGAAAGGTGCAAAGCCAGATGAACGGGGTGATGTGTTTGCCGTTCGGTTACAGAAACTGTCAGATGTCCATTTTGATACGGCCATATCGGGTGGGGCCGGAGCACCCATTACGCTTGTGTACGCCCTATCGGGAATTGCCTTTTTTATCCTGCTTATTGCCTGTATCAACTTCATTAACCTGAGTGTTGCCCGATCGTTCACCCGTGCTAAAGAAGTGGGAGTCCGGAAATCGTTGGGGGCCCTTAAAAATCAGCTTTTTGTTCAAATCTGGGGCGAAGCGGCCATTATTTGTTTTGTTGGCTTTGTTGTCGGGCTGATTTTGGCTTATCTGCTTTTGCCAACGTTTAACACCACATTTCAGGGCAAACTAAGCCTGGATTATGTATTACAACCCGACAAGCTCGCCCTTATACTAAGCATTTTTGCTGTCGTTACATTGGTGGCCGGTGGCTATCCGGCCTGGCAAATGTCGAAATTCAATGCGGTGGAGGTATTGAAGGGAAAAATCACGATAAAGCGCCCCGGCATTCTCCGCAACTCGCTCATCGTTACCCAATTCATGCTGTCGAGTTTACTGATTTGTTGCACAATTATTGCCGTTCAGCAGGTCGATTACATGCGTAAACAGCCATTGGGCTTTCAGAAAGAACAAGTGATCAGCATTCCGGTCGGCAATAAGGTAAATGGGCAGCAGGCGCTCAAACGGATGCGGAATATGCTGGCAAACGACCCCACTGTTATAGCGCTCTCTGGCAGTAATGTAAACCTTGGACTGGGCAAGGATCGAAGTACATCGCGGTCTGTAATTGGGTTCACTTTCAAGGAGAAAGAGATTTCGACCGACTGGTTACAGGTCGATTACGATTACCTCAAAACGCTTAATATCAAACTCTTATCTGGCCGTGAATTCAGCCCGGCCTACTCATCAGATACACTGGACCGAGTGGTCATTACGGAAAGTATGGCCAAAATGATCGGCGAAAAAGATCCGATTGGCAAATTTTTTCAGACCGATACTGCTGGCATCAAGCACCAGATTATTGGTCTGGTACCCGATTTCAATTTGTATTCCACAAAGAATGAGAAAAAACCCATTACAATGTACCTGTCTCATTCTCAACCCATTCCTTACATTTTTGTTAGAGTGGCTCCGCAAAGTCTGGCAGGCTCTATGGATAAATTGAAAGCGATCTGGAAAGAAGTAGCTCCTCAATCCGAATTTATTGCTTCGTTTCTGGATGAGAATACCGACTCCTGGTATAAGAATGAAGAACGGCTTTCGCAGATTTTTAGCCTTGCTTCAGGAATAGCCATTCTGCTGTCCTGCCTGGGTTTGTTTGCTGTGGCGCTAATGGTCATTGAGCAGCGAACCAAAGAGATTGGCGTTCGGAAAGTGCTGGGAGCCAGCATCCCAAACATTGTTTTTATCCTCTCGCAGGACTTCGTGAAAATGGTCGTTCTGGCCATTATGATAGCAACACCCCTGGCCTGGTTCTTTATGCAAAAATGGCTGGACAGCTATTCGTATCGAATAGAAATAAGCATCTGGATATTCATTTTAGTCGGCCTTGCTGCCATTGTCATTGCGCTTGCTACGGTCAGTTTTCACAGCATTAAAGCCGCGTTGATGAACCCGGTAAAGAGTTTGCGCAGTGAGTAA
- a CDS encoding acyltransferase family protein produces the protein MKRAYLTTLTPLRGIAALLMVVFHFNMLVLPIINPAITQLHRRWYLFVDFFFILSGFIITYVYGSWFEDRVLAVSFRRYMAARFARIYPLHILTLLWVIGLYILLTQGYHVVLDPIAQGVFDVSAIPMHVLMLHGFNTVRSATWNTPSWSIGSEWLLYLLFPILMLGFRRLPSMGRFALLLVVLGLYYYLTKPMQAGQPYKPWLWLLPNTLDNITFPMSFLRCFTGFLLGMITYHAYNQQRGLYWLRRSWVFAALGAGLAISYHLQLSDTLTIWFFPLLILGACYNTGRVSKLLQTRPFQRLGDWSYSIYMVHMPILFSFLTVQLINPPAPSAPAKPLVYGLAGPITCIVFVAIVLGVSALTYRFVELPTRSYLNRKLKSKQLTNQTLNFS, from the coding sequence ATGAAACGTGCATACCTAACTACACTTACGCCTTTGCGCGGAATTGCTGCCCTTTTAATGGTAGTTTTTCATTTCAATATGCTTGTGTTGCCAATTATTAATCCTGCTATCACCCAATTACACCGTCGTTGGTATTTATTCGTCGACTTTTTCTTCATTCTGAGCGGCTTCATTATAACGTATGTGTATGGAAGCTGGTTTGAAGATCGGGTATTGGCCGTATCGTTTCGGCGCTATATGGCAGCCCGATTTGCCCGAATCTATCCGCTCCATATCTTAACACTCCTCTGGGTTATTGGGCTTTATATACTGCTCACTCAGGGGTATCATGTCGTTTTAGACCCTATTGCGCAGGGGGTCTTTGATGTATCCGCAATTCCAATGCATGTGTTAATGCTACATGGCTTTAATACCGTTCGGTCAGCAACATGGAATACCCCATCGTGGTCTATTGGCAGCGAATGGCTACTGTATTTGCTATTTCCAATACTAATGCTTGGCTTCCGGCGATTGCCTTCAATGGGCAGATTCGCTCTGTTGCTAGTGGTGTTGGGTTTATACTACTATTTGACAAAGCCAATGCAGGCTGGTCAGCCCTACAAACCCTGGCTTTGGTTGCTACCCAATACGCTTGACAACATCACCTTTCCAATGAGTTTCCTGCGTTGTTTTACGGGTTTTTTGCTTGGTATGATTACTTATCATGCTTATAATCAACAGCGGGGACTGTACTGGTTGCGCCGGAGTTGGGTATTTGCAGCCTTGGGTGCTGGACTGGCCATAAGCTATCATCTGCAGTTGTCTGATACGCTGACAATCTGGTTTTTTCCCTTACTGATTTTAGGTGCCTGCTATAACACCGGGCGCGTGTCGAAGTTGTTGCAAACCCGCCCGTTCCAACGTCTTGGCGATTGGTCATACTCGATTTATATGGTACACATGCCCATTCTGTTTTCGTTTCTGACCGTACAACTTATTAATCCGCCAGCCCCATCTGCCCCGGCTAAACCGCTTGTGTACGGCCTCGCAGGACCAATCACCTGCATCGTTTTTGTCGCTATTGTGCTGGGCGTATCGGCCCTAACGTACCGGTTTGTAGAATTGCCAACCCGTAGCTATCTGAATAGAAAACTAAAGTCCAAGCAACTGACCAACCAGACACTCAATTTTTCATAA
- a CDS encoding LytR/AlgR family response regulator transcription factor produces MKRLRAAIIDDETNAREALTNLLQILCPEVEICGEAKNADLGIELIKKEHPDLVFLDIQMPGKTGFDLLSSFEKVDFGVIFTTAYQEYAIRAFRFSAIDYLLKPIDPEELQAAVEKSKSQVASVNPQQLQILQEHLEVPQSLRLIQRKKNDNQRIALPTAEGIHFVQMTDIIQCESLGSYTKFHLTKGPAIVVSRLLKEYEEILDNYYFFRVHQSNIINLEHIKRYVKGDGGQVWMSDNTEIEVSRRRKDEFLSLLSDFYVNSGKLR; encoded by the coding sequence ATGAAACGCCTACGCGCTGCGATTATTGACGACGAAACAAATGCCCGTGAGGCTCTGACCAATCTGCTACAGATTCTCTGCCCGGAAGTGGAAATTTGTGGCGAAGCTAAAAATGCTGATCTGGGCATCGAACTGATCAAGAAAGAACACCCCGACTTAGTTTTTCTTGATATTCAGATGCCAGGCAAAACGGGCTTTGATTTGCTGTCGAGTTTCGAGAAAGTAGATTTTGGCGTGATTTTCACGACCGCTTATCAGGAATATGCCATTCGGGCGTTTCGGTTCAGCGCGATCGATTACCTGCTCAAACCGATCGATCCTGAAGAATTACAGGCCGCCGTCGAAAAGTCGAAATCGCAGGTGGCAAGCGTTAATCCTCAACAACTTCAGATTTTACAGGAACACCTCGAGGTTCCACAAAGTCTTCGGTTGATTCAGCGGAAAAAAAATGACAACCAGCGCATTGCTCTGCCCACCGCAGAAGGCATTCACTTTGTGCAGATGACCGATATCATCCAGTGCGAATCGCTGGGGTCGTACACCAAATTTCACCTGACCAAAGGCCCGGCTATCGTGGTGTCACGCTTGTTAAAAGAGTACGAAGAAATTCTGGATAACTATTACTTTTTTCGGGTACACCAGTCGAATATCATTAATCTTGAACACATCAAACGATACGTAAAAGGCGACGGTGGGCAGGTCTGGATGAGTGATAACACCGAAATAGAAGTATCGCGTCGCCGGAAAGATGAATTCCTGTCGTTACTCTCTGATTTTTACGTGAATTCAGGCAAGCTACGGTAA
- a CDS encoding ligand-binding sensor domain-containing protein, with translation MRYLLVFLLVFSACWETDAQMPTLTIDHLTTKEGLPSNDVWCLTKDKQGFLWIGTGRNICRYDGYNFLRLDSLKLGYCSGVSTDSKGDIYTSNDTRGLCKIDAKTLTVTTLVKNDYDDADPSNDLHEQGMVDSFDQVWVCDYTSVQRYDPATGKLRRYTFSHTVSGGDVYQYASFFEDARHTLWIVSELGLYRYDRRHDKLICVLGKEALLPQNQVPIRLCKASADADGNLWIGGYEYGLVRFSPENQSFSIRKAGFEHNNVVCVQESQDENGRKILFVGTNDGISVFYPDRNELYHLPEFYNSGIQVKDMYDDKVNGILWIATSGGVYKYRYRNIGIRTVAIPHNVVRLPVQITSISPASTTGTYLLGLSHSGVLSWKPAINQFQLLPYPVDAFTQQIRWIQGRPFAFTDKGIFVGDKMNSRFSLWEPTTRLFKNTDFRDGLLDRKGRLWIANLNEGLKVIDPLTNREIKLWSDKEASKLLNLTYVKGVLEGIDGRIWVATCSRGLFFFDEKQSQFTNIDKLPENKGIRIGGDCINGMRRTTDGSILISSWGGVSKLSAKGKILTTFEFKTDALIDTYCSNIAEAPDRNLWFSTNEGIHIANPQTHAIRYLTTIEGLFSNAPVGFFYSPANELFLGHTNAINILNVSQLNRQITTPKIAISSVEVKGKMLHQDLAEEIVLQPDENLLTFNFTTLNFEPTSQNLYSYQLEGFEPNWVEMGNQHTVSFTNLPAKSYTLRIRSSNNSGIKSDKPLVIRLTVKPYFTSTWFFRTLIGLSIAALIVGMMRWRVNTLAERNQLDLEIAEWRLKALQSQMNPHFLFNSLNSVQNYLLTNRGVEGAKYLSKFSKLVRRIMENSNHQYLHFEKIIDTLRMYVEIESFRFNHEFSYSFDIEENDVLQDALLPPMLLQPYVENAIWHGLMPKEGEKKLKITARVQQNHIVCIIEDNGVGREFAPRTEGHISRGQEMTKGIFESLRRKDREAKIEMIDLFDDNNNSAGTRVQMTIPIEKV, from the coding sequence ATGAGGTACTTATTGGTTTTTCTGCTGGTTTTTTCTGCCTGTTGGGAAACCGATGCCCAAATGCCTACGCTGACCATCGATCACCTGACAACCAAAGAAGGGCTTCCATCCAATGATGTATGGTGTCTAACGAAAGACAAACAAGGCTTTTTATGGATAGGCACGGGACGTAATATCTGCCGATACGATGGCTATAATTTCCTTCGCCTGGATAGTCTCAAACTGGGTTATTGCTCTGGCGTATCGACTGACTCGAAGGGCGATATCTATACCTCTAACGATACCCGAGGGCTTTGCAAAATCGATGCAAAAACTCTGACCGTAACGACCCTGGTGAAAAACGATTATGATGATGCCGACCCCAGCAATGATTTGCACGAACAGGGTATGGTTGATTCGTTCGATCAGGTCTGGGTGTGTGACTATACGTCTGTCCAACGGTACGATCCGGCAACCGGGAAACTGCGTCGCTACACGTTTTCTCATACCGTATCGGGCGGTGATGTGTATCAGTATGCCAGCTTTTTTGAAGATGCCCGGCATACATTGTGGATCGTTTCAGAGCTTGGTCTGTATCGCTACGACCGTCGGCACGACAAGCTCATCTGTGTGTTGGGAAAAGAAGCCCTTTTACCTCAGAACCAAGTGCCCATTCGCTTGTGTAAAGCGTCTGCCGATGCCGATGGTAACCTTTGGATTGGTGGTTACGAATATGGGTTGGTTCGTTTTTCGCCCGAAAATCAGTCATTTAGTATTAGGAAAGCAGGCTTTGAACACAATAACGTAGTCTGTGTGCAGGAGTCGCAGGATGAAAATGGCCGAAAAATACTATTCGTTGGCACCAATGATGGCATAAGCGTTTTTTATCCTGACCGGAACGAACTGTACCACTTGCCTGAATTCTACAACAGTGGTATTCAGGTCAAAGATATGTACGACGATAAAGTCAACGGTATTCTATGGATCGCTACCAGCGGTGGAGTCTATAAGTACCGCTATCGAAACATCGGTATTCGAACGGTAGCGATCCCTCACAACGTCGTACGATTGCCTGTTCAGATAACGAGTATTTCACCAGCATCTACTACCGGCACCTACCTGCTGGGTCTATCGCATTCGGGTGTACTATCGTGGAAGCCAGCCATTAATCAATTTCAGTTATTGCCGTATCCAGTTGATGCCTTTACGCAGCAGATTCGGTGGATTCAGGGTCGCCCTTTTGCTTTTACGGATAAAGGGATTTTTGTTGGCGATAAAATGAATAGCCGTTTTTCGCTCTGGGAGCCAACCACTCGTCTGTTTAAGAACACCGACTTTCGCGATGGTTTACTCGACCGAAAAGGACGTCTCTGGATTGCTAACCTGAACGAAGGTCTGAAAGTAATAGATCCACTCACGAATCGGGAAATCAAACTCTGGTCTGACAAAGAGGCTAGTAAATTATTAAATCTCACCTACGTAAAAGGTGTTCTGGAAGGGATTGATGGACGTATCTGGGTGGCTACCTGCTCTCGTGGTCTATTCTTTTTCGACGAAAAACAGAGCCAATTTACCAACATCGATAAACTGCCGGAGAATAAAGGAATCCGCATCGGTGGTGATTGCATCAATGGTATGCGACGAACCACGGATGGGTCTATTCTGATTTCCAGTTGGGGCGGTGTATCGAAACTATCAGCTAAAGGTAAGATTCTAACCACGTTCGAATTTAAGACCGATGCACTGATCGACACCTACTGCTCTAATATTGCGGAAGCACCTGACCGGAATCTCTGGTTTAGTACCAATGAAGGAATCCACATAGCCAATCCCCAAACCCATGCTATCCGTTACCTCACTACCATTGAGGGGTTATTCAGTAATGCGCCGGTCGGGTTTTTCTATAGTCCGGCGAATGAATTGTTCCTGGGGCATACCAATGCTATTAATATTCTGAATGTTAGTCAGTTAAACAGGCAGATAACGACCCCAAAAATAGCCATCAGTTCGGTTGAGGTGAAGGGTAAAATGCTTCACCAGGACCTCGCGGAAGAGATTGTTCTTCAACCCGACGAAAATCTACTAACGTTCAACTTTACGACGTTGAATTTTGAGCCTACTTCCCAAAACCTGTATAGTTACCAGCTAGAAGGATTTGAACCCAACTGGGTCGAGATGGGCAATCAGCATACGGTTTCCTTTACAAATTTGCCCGCTAAATCGTATACATTACGCATCAGAAGCAGCAACAATTCGGGTATAAAGAGCGATAAACCGCTGGTTATCCGATTAACGGTAAAACCTTATTTTACAAGTACCTGGTTTTTTAGGACGCTTATTGGATTGTCCATTGCCGCCCTGATTGTTGGCATGATGCGCTGGCGTGTCAATACGCTTGCCGAACGGAACCAGCTGGATCTGGAAATTGCAGAGTGGCGGCTGAAAGCCCTGCAATCGCAGATGAATCCGCATTTTCTGTTTAATTCACTTAATTCAGTCCAGAATTATTTGCTGACAAATCGTGGTGTCGAAGGTGCTAAATACCTATCGAAGTTCTCCAAGCTGGTGCGCCGGATTATGGAGAATTCGAATCACCAGTATCTTCACTTCGAGAAAATCATCGACACCTTACGGATGTACGTCGAAATTGAATCGTTTCGCTTCAACCATGAATTCAGTTATTCGTTCGATATTGAAGAGAATGATGTGCTTCAGGATGCACTCCTGCCACCGATGCTGCTTCAACCCTACGTCGAGAATGCAATCTGGCACGGCCTGATGCCGAAAGAAGGAGAAAAGAAACTGAAAATTACGGCTCGGGTTCAACAGAATCACATTGTTTGTATTATTGAAGATAACGGCGTAGGACGTGAGTTTGCACCCCGGACAGAAGGGCATATCTCGCGCGGGCAGGAAATGACAAAGGGAATTTTCGAATCGCTTCGTCGGAAAGACAGAGAAGCCAAAATAGAGATGATCGATTTGTTTGATGATAACAACAACTCGGCAGGAACGAGGGTACAAATGACGATTCCAATCGAAAAAGTATAA
- a CDS encoding SDR family oxidoreductase, with translation MESINNKVIVITGASSGMGAATARKLGQLGAKVVLAARREDQLKALINEIDDHAMYVRTDVSKQGDMDNLIQQAIGRFGQVDVLWNNAGIMPLSFFEEGQVSEWERMIDINIKGVLYGINAVLPHMLERGDGHILATSSMGGLNTFPSGGVYSCTKFAVRAIMETLRKEVGEKIKVTTIYPGTVATELGHDITSPNVRALYGNLDGIPKMDSEAIVNAVVYALSQPGNITVNDVMLRPLGKTVN, from the coding sequence ATGGAATCTATTAATAACAAAGTGATTGTTATCACGGGTGCCAGTAGTGGCATGGGCGCGGCTACAGCCCGAAAACTCGGTCAGCTTGGTGCTAAAGTAGTATTGGCTGCACGAAGGGAAGATCAGCTGAAAGCCCTGATCAATGAAATTGACGATCACGCCATGTATGTGCGAACCGACGTTAGCAAACAGGGGGATATGGATAACCTCATTCAGCAGGCAATCGGCAGGTTTGGGCAGGTAGACGTGTTATGGAATAATGCGGGTATTATGCCGCTTTCATTCTTTGAGGAAGGCCAGGTATCCGAGTGGGAGCGCATGATTGATATCAACATCAAAGGCGTGTTATATGGTATCAATGCTGTGCTGCCGCATATGCTGGAAAGAGGAGACGGGCATATTCTGGCTACTTCGTCAATGGGCGGTTTAAATACATTTCCAAGTGGTGGAGTCTACAGCTGTACCAAATTTGCCGTTCGGGCCATTATGGAAACGCTCCGAAAGGAAGTCGGCGAGAAAATTAAAGTAACGACGATTTATCCGGGTACTGTAGCTACCGAACTAGGGCATGATATCACCAGTCCCAACGTACGTGCCCTTTATGGCAATCTGGATGGCATCCCCAAAATGGATTCGGAAGCCATCGTTAACGCCGTGGTTTATGCACTTAGTCAGCCGGGCAATATTACCGTAAACGATGTTATGTTGAGGCCGCTTGGAAAAACCGTGAATTAA
- a CDS encoding SDR family NAD(P)-dependent oxidoreductase, with product MVQENLTIGKVWFVTGASKGFGLALVKLLLLNGNKVAATSRNAADIEKQIPDHSENLLPLTVDITNGESVDKAINQAVSTFGRLDVIVNNAGYFILGSVEALTPQEFRQSMEVNVFGTFNVIRAAMPFLRIQQSGHIINISSIAGYKGNGNAASYNAAKFAVIGLSEALAEEVKPFGVKVTVVAPGLFRTSFLDKGTFMVAQNRIEGYNSEVLETAMRQINGNQPGDPDKLVAALVKLAEEKNPPVHLLMGPDAYQILTDARKAETAEIESWKHITLATNLDK from the coding sequence ATGGTACAGGAAAATTTGACTATTGGAAAAGTCTGGTTTGTTACCGGGGCATCTAAAGGCTTTGGCCTTGCGCTGGTTAAATTATTGTTGTTAAACGGGAACAAAGTAGCCGCTACGTCCAGGAATGCGGCCGATATTGAAAAACAGATACCTGATCACTCGGAAAATCTGTTGCCATTGACCGTAGACATCACAAACGGAGAAAGCGTCGATAAGGCTATAAATCAGGCGGTTTCAACATTTGGCCGTCTGGATGTGATCGTCAACAATGCGGGATATTTTATACTGGGAAGTGTTGAAGCGTTGACCCCACAGGAGTTCCGCCAATCAATGGAGGTTAATGTTTTCGGGACGTTTAACGTGATCAGAGCGGCAATGCCTTTCTTAAGAATACAACAATCAGGGCATATCATCAACATTTCCTCCATTGCAGGGTATAAGGGTAATGGAAATGCAGCAAGTTATAATGCCGCAAAATTTGCTGTGATTGGCCTTTCTGAAGCATTGGCAGAAGAGGTCAAGCCGTTTGGCGTAAAAGTGACCGTTGTTGCCCCCGGATTGTTCAGAACCAGTTTTCTGGATAAGGGTACGTTTATGGTGGCCCAAAACAGGATCGAAGGATACAATAGTGAAGTACTGGAAACCGCCATGCGCCAGATAAACGGTAACCAGCCGGGCGATCCCGATAAATTGGTAGCTGCATTGGTTAAACTCGCCGAGGAGAAAAATCCGCCTGTACACTTGTTGATGGGGCCAGATGCTTACCAGATCTTAACTGATGCGCGTAAGGCCGAAACGGCAGAAATTGAATCCTGGAAACACATCACGTTAGCAACTAACCTAGACAAATAA